Genomic segment of Oncorhynchus kisutch isolate 150728-3 unplaced genomic scaffold, Okis_V2 Okis03b-Okis08b_hom, whole genome shotgun sequence:
tctctctctctctctctctctctctctctctctctctctgtctctctctctctctctccctctgtctctctctgtctctctctctctctctctctctctctctctctctctctctctctctctctctctctctgtctctctctctccctctgtctctctctctctctctctgtctctctctctctctgtctctctctctccctctgtctctctctctctctctctctctctctctctctgtctctctcctctctctcccctctgttgtCCCCCACCGGATCACCCAGACAGCAGCCAACAAGCATGCATCTAACAGTCTCTaactcccccacctctctctctctctctgttgtccccCAGCAAGAGTCCAGCCCCGGGTAAAGCCCTGAGTCCAGCCCTGCTCTGTAAGGTCTGTGGGGACACCAGCAGTGGAAAACACTACGGCATCTACGCCTGCAACGGCTGCAGCGGATTCTTCAAACGCAGCGTCCGACGGAGACTCATATACAGGTGAGTTGGACAACAGACACTCTGGTGTATAGTCAAACTACTCACTGATAGATAGActacctgttagagagagagagagagagacactctggTGTATAGTCAAACTACCCACTGACAGATAGGctacctgttagagagagagagagagagagagacactctggCCCGGTGTATAGTCAAACTACCCACTGATAGATAGACtacctgtgagagagagagagagagagagagacactctggCCCGGTGTCAAACTACCCACTGACAGATAGACTACCTGGTTGTCACAACTTaacttttaatttaaaaaaaaacaatttgtgAGTTTAATATATTTAAGTTTGAACCAGACTTCTTAGTTGATGTTTAAATCTCTAGAATAgtttattatttcactgtaaaatATGTTTTCCTCATCCCAACAGGTGTCAGGCTGGTACGGGCATGTGCCCAGTGGATAAGGCCCATCGTAACCAGTGCCAAGCCTGTCGGCTGAAGAAGTGCCTCCAGGCGGGCATGAACAAAGATGGTgagtgaaatgtatttatttcatgtCAAAGATAATAATCAGTTTTTTTCAGTATGAATACATGTGAAAGTTTGTGTAATTCAAGTTAGAGTTGGGATATGTTTGTTGAGTCTGTCTCCTTGGACAGTCAAGTGTAAAGATGTGTCAGGAGTCTGAACTGTGTCTTAATTCCCTCCCCCAGCTGTCCAGAACGAGCGTCAGCCCCGCAGCACGTCTCAGGTGCGTCTGGACTCCATCGACGTGGACACAGACAAGGAGCATCTGTCCAACACACGGGATCCCACTTCCTCTTCTTCTTGCTCAGTGATCACCCGACCTCACATCACCTCCACCTCAATCAGCTCGTCGTCTGCCCCACCGCAGCGCTGTGCACCCCCCAGCCCACAGAACAACCACCGCTTCATGGTCAGCCTCATGACCGCTGAGACCTGCGCTAAACTGGAGCCTGAGGATGGTGAGGAGGGCTTTATTATGGCTGTTCGTTGGttttcctctgtttctctctctgtctctgtctctctctctttctctctctctccatttctctctctctctgtctctgtctctctttctctctctctccctttctctctctctctctttctctttctctctctctctctccctttccctctctctctctctctctctctctctctctctctgtctctgtctctctttctttctttctctctctctctctctctctctctctctctctctctctctctctctctctctctttattctctctctctctctctctctctctctctctctctctctctctctctctgtctctctctctctctctctctctctctctctctctctgtctctctctctctctctctctctctctctctctgtctctctctctctctctctctctctctcttattctctctctctcgctctctctctctctctctttgtctctctctctctctctctctctctctctctctctctctctgtctcttctctctctctctctttattctctctcgctctctctctttctttattctttctctctttctccacttctTAATCTTTCTTTCTTGAGTATTTAAAATTTCTCTCTCTACAGTTGACATAATCTCCATGTTTTATCTGATGTATATTGAAATAATTCCCCTTCTTCCACAGTTGATGAGAACATAGATGTGACCAGTAACGAGCCAGAGAGGGAGTCCTCAGATTACCACTTGTCCCTGTACCCTTCCAGTACAGAGAATGTGTACGAGACGTCAGCCCGGCTCCTCTTCATGTCTGTTAAATGGGCCAAGAACCTACCAGTGTTCTCCAATCTCCCATTCAGAGACCAGGTATAGACG
This window contains:
- the nr2e3 gene encoding photoreceptor-specific nuclear receptor, coding for MEEHLSNIHPSSSPSDSSGSSGTDCDSRGGKRLSPAPGKALSPALLCKVCGDTSSGKHYGIYACNGCSGFFKRSVRRRLIYRCQAGTGMCPVDKAHRNQCQACRLKKCLQAGMNKDAVQNERQPRSTSQVRLDSIDVDTDKEHLSNTRDPTSSSSCSVITRPHITSTSISSSSAPPQRCAPPSPQNNHRFMVSLMTAETCAKLEPEDVDENIDVTSNEPERESSDYHLSLYPSSTENVYETSARLLFMSVKWAKNLPVFSNLPFRDQVILLEEAWSELFLLCAIQWSLPLDSCPLLSLPDLSPPTMQSKASYTSVDLRLLQEVFSRFKALVVDPTEFACLKAIVLFKPETRGLKDPEQVENLQDQSQVMLGQHIRSHYSSQPARFGKLLLLLPSLRFVSSERIELLFFHRTIGNTPMEKLLCDMFKN